From Hymenobacter sedentarius, a single genomic window includes:
- a CDS encoding AAA domain-containing protein, giving the protein MPTRYHPRLAALAADAAAAPADQLPKLRKLLEAVLRDECQRQEAPFVNLSQAIGLVAYERNLPAALRQQLQALRLSANLVVHESYAGTPAEVASGFAAIAALVLYLTGAPYLGPTPPKAPVQPENGAAETEAAPAKNFVPDASSASAAWRVNVLHANEATGELTVEMAAPADGRPAGPFRLVLPEAYENVLSLAAALHPTLHLIGPVLLPDGSVRARRVVLEPDYLVSVTTVAECAQRDGTIPEWALLNAFLPDETSRPLVLGNLVNLLLDEEVSHAARQAEKASLNQVLSKNLVPAGENEASDAAPADAGAEADEPEFNLDKFLKQRLFRTSPLSLSTLAEFQTRTGVPELLNDLRRHHRTLRETRAQGFVAQSRTGYQQEPLRLADCFLEPTFLSATYGLQGRLDLLHESTTGYDLVELKSSTKVPYAEPWSNHAAQAQLYRLLLESVFGADGETAGRGRTSILYSNAASGQPAVRRVDQDQDMIDRLLSARNQLVGTELQLARATGPSQTAHLLAPVLQPNLMALPSFGKAKAEKVANAWAAADPVERAYCLELARFTAREMRLTLLGDEARPGDAGGQAGLWLLPQARKHQNFSLLDDLVLLEDHSNADDGARDGLGPHLIFQRPADGREVNFRAGDTLILYPRRKVGAELVPARTLEQAAEFAADQSSSATTGGDKPYQVRPRPYDTLPLSVLDAQVVKVVLAEDLGANGQVVLSVRNRRMAPRYLLGHSHWALEPDTYDTFRREWAGLSSFLCLAPERRRRLLARTGPREPEGWAPTAGPATTATEVVARALAAPDWFVLCGPPGTGKTRAVLRELAVSLYKQDKQVLLAAYTNRAVDEICEQLVQAGLPFIRVGSRLGTAPVYRPYLLDNMLRDCTNRQAVRDRLSTCPFYVGTVASLLGKPELFMIKQFDLAVVDEASQVLESPMLALLAKVRKFILIGDHRQLPAVVAQEPETSAVAPEVAELLREELGLTNLRNSYFERLFRRAVAQWPHAHGTLADQYRMHQDLAVLVNQDFYDNQLRCPLPWQSALLDRSAWPTPAAADGLAASLRTQRVVFVPTRRQPEDLSMKESAQEAELAARAAAYVAQGYGPLFNPESTLGIIASYRNQAARIRARLAQLAVELSLPALAQVSVDTVERYQGSQREVIIVSFCCHHEHQLELMVSPDETGQVDRKLNVALTRARQQLVLLGNEEILSRAPHHAALLARVR; this is encoded by the coding sequence ATGCCCACCCGTTACCATCCTCGCCTCGCGGCCCTGGCCGCCGATGCGGCCGCCGCGCCTGCCGACCAACTGCCCAAGCTGCGCAAGCTGCTCGAAGCAGTGCTGCGCGACGAGTGCCAGCGGCAGGAGGCACCCTTTGTCAACCTGAGCCAGGCCATTGGGCTGGTGGCCTACGAGCGGAACCTGCCGGCAGCGCTGCGCCAGCAGCTGCAGGCCCTGCGCCTCTCCGCCAACCTGGTGGTGCACGAAAGCTATGCCGGCACGCCCGCCGAAGTGGCAAGCGGATTTGCGGCCATTGCCGCCCTGGTGCTTTACCTCACCGGCGCCCCCTACCTGGGCCCCACGCCACCCAAAGCCCCAGTCCAACCCGAAAATGGAGCTGCAGAAACCGAAGCAGCCCCAGCTAAAAACTTCGTTCCAGATGCGAGCTCAGCCTCTGCGGCGTGGCGGGTGAACGTGCTGCACGCCAACGAAGCCACCGGCGAGCTGACCGTGGAAATGGCTGCCCCAGCCGATGGCCGCCCTGCTGGCCCATTCCGCCTGGTGCTGCCCGAGGCCTACGAAAACGTGCTGTCGCTGGCCGCAGCCCTGCATCCTACGCTGCACCTCATTGGCCCGGTGCTGCTGCCCGATGGCAGCGTACGCGCCCGCCGCGTGGTGCTTGAGCCCGACTACCTGGTGAGCGTGACCACCGTAGCCGAGTGCGCTCAGCGAGACGGCACCATCCCGGAATGGGCGCTGCTCAACGCATTTCTGCCCGACGAAACCTCGCGCCCGCTGGTGCTCGGAAACCTGGTCAACTTGCTGCTGGATGAGGAGGTGAGCCACGCCGCCCGGCAAGCCGAAAAAGCCTCCCTAAATCAGGTGCTCTCGAAGAATCTGGTGCCAGCAGGTGAAAATGAAGCGTCGGATGCCGCGCCAGCCGATGCCGGTGCGGAGGCTGATGAGCCCGAATTCAACCTGGATAAATTTCTGAAGCAGCGCTTGTTCCGTACGTCGCCCTTGTCGCTGAGCACGCTGGCCGAGTTCCAGACCCGTACCGGCGTGCCGGAGCTGCTCAACGACTTGCGCCGCCACCACCGCACCCTGCGCGAAACCCGCGCACAGGGCTTTGTGGCCCAGAGCCGCACCGGCTACCAGCAGGAGCCCCTGCGCCTGGCCGACTGCTTCCTGGAGCCCACCTTCCTGTCGGCTACCTACGGCCTGCAGGGCCGGCTCGACTTGCTGCACGAAAGCACCACTGGCTACGACTTAGTGGAGCTGAAAAGCTCGACGAAAGTGCCCTACGCCGAGCCATGGAGCAACCACGCGGCCCAGGCCCAGCTCTACCGCCTCTTGCTCGAGTCGGTGTTTGGGGCCGATGGCGAAACCGCCGGCCGAGGCCGCACCAGCATCCTGTACTCCAACGCCGCCAGCGGGCAGCCTGCCGTGCGCCGCGTCGACCAGGACCAGGACATGATTGACCGCCTGCTTTCGGCCCGCAACCAGCTGGTGGGCACCGAACTGCAGCTGGCCCGCGCCACTGGTCCGAGCCAAACGGCCCACCTGCTAGCCCCCGTGCTGCAGCCCAACCTGATGGCCCTGCCATCTTTCGGCAAGGCGAAGGCTGAAAAAGTGGCCAACGCCTGGGCCGCAGCCGACCCCGTGGAGCGTGCCTATTGCCTGGAGCTGGCCCGCTTTACGGCCCGGGAAATGCGCCTGACGCTCCTCGGCGACGAGGCCCGCCCCGGCGATGCTGGCGGTCAGGCCGGCTTGTGGCTGCTGCCCCAGGCCCGCAAGCACCAGAACTTTAGCCTGCTCGACGATTTGGTGCTGCTCGAAGACCACAGCAACGCCGACGACGGAGCCCGCGACGGCCTAGGCCCGCACCTGATTTTTCAGCGCCCAGCCGATGGGCGGGAAGTGAACTTCCGGGCCGGCGATACGCTCATTCTATACCCAAGACGTAAAGTAGGGGCGGAGCTTGTCCCCGCCCGGACGTTGGAGCAAGCCGCTGAGTTTGCTGCTGACCAGAGCAGTTCGGCAACGACGGGCGGGGACAAGCCCTACCAGGTACGACCCCGCCCCTACGACACGCTGCCATTATCCGTGCTGGATGCCCAGGTAGTGAAAGTGGTGCTGGCCGAAGACCTCGGCGCCAATGGCCAGGTGGTGCTCAGCGTGCGCAACCGCCGCATGGCGCCGCGCTACCTGCTGGGCCATTCGCACTGGGCGCTGGAGCCCGATACCTACGATACATTCCGCCGCGAGTGGGCCGGGTTGTCGTCTTTTCTGTGCCTGGCACCGGAGCGCCGCCGGCGCCTGCTGGCCCGCACCGGCCCGCGCGAGCCGGAAGGCTGGGCGCCCACGGCAGGCCCGGCTACAACGGCCACCGAAGTGGTGGCCCGCGCCCTGGCGGCCCCCGATTGGTTTGTGCTTTGTGGCCCGCCCGGCACCGGCAAGACCCGCGCAGTGCTGCGGGAACTGGCCGTGAGCCTCTACAAGCAGGACAAGCAGGTGCTGCTGGCCGCGTACACCAACCGCGCTGTGGACGAAATCTGCGAACAGCTGGTGCAAGCCGGGCTGCCCTTCATTCGGGTGGGCTCGCGGCTGGGTACGGCGCCCGTCTACCGGCCGTATCTGCTCGATAACATGCTGCGCGACTGCACCAACCGGCAGGCCGTGCGCGACCGGCTTAGCACTTGCCCGTTTTACGTAGGCACGGTGGCCAGCCTGTTGGGCAAGCCGGAGCTGTTCATGATTAAGCAGTTTGACCTCGCTGTGGTGGACGAGGCCAGCCAGGTACTGGAGTCGCCCATGCTGGCCCTGCTAGCCAAAGTGCGCAAGTTCATCCTCATCGGCGACCACCGCCAGCTGCCCGCCGTGGTGGCGCAGGAGCCCGAAACCAGTGCGGTAGCTCCCGAAGTGGCCGAATTGCTGCGCGAGGAGCTGGGCCTCACCAACCTGCGCAACTCCTACTTCGAGCGCCTTTTCCGCCGTGCCGTAGCGCAATGGCCCCACGCCCACGGCACCCTCGCCGACCAGTACCGCATGCATCAGGACCTGGCGGTTTTGGTGAACCAGGACTTCTACGACAACCAGCTGCGTTGCCCGCTGCCCTGGCAGTCGGCCCTGCTGGACCGCAGCGCCTGGCCCACGCCAGCGGCCGCCGATGGCTTGGCGGCTTCCTTGCGCACGCAGCGGGTGGTATTCGTGCCCACGCGCCGCCAGCCCGAGGATTTATCCATGAAAGAATCGGCCCAAGAGGCCGAGCTGGCGGCCCGCGCGGCCGCCTACGTAGCCCAGGGCTACGGCCCGCTGTTCAACCCCGAATCTACCCTGGGCATCATCGCCAGCTACCGCAACCAGGCGGCGCGCATTCGCGCCCGGCTGGCCCAACTGGCAGTTGAGCTAAGCTTGCCGGCGCTGGCCCAGGTCAGCGTCGATACCGTGGAGCGCTACCAGGGCAGCCAGCGCGAGGTCATCATTGTGAGCTTCTGCTGCCACCACGAACACCAGCTGGAGCTGATGGTATCGCCCGATGAAACCGGCCAGGTAGACCGCAAGCTGAACGTGGCCCTCACGCGGGCGCGCCAGCAGTTGGTACTGCTCGGCAATGAAGAGATATTGAGCCGGGCGCCGCACCACGCGGCCCTGCTGGCCCGGGTGCGCTGA
- a CDS encoding FKBP-type peptidyl-prolyl cis-trans isomerase: MTTACKKDPEIVTPDYAATDESIIKQYIADNKITNAQRQASGLYFVPLTTEPTAVQAVKGKTVSVLYTGQFMNGTVFDASSRNGNTPITFKLGNSEVIAGWDEGIALMRMGEKAQLLIPSALAYGPSGKGSIPPNAVLRFQVELVDVK, from the coding sequence ATGACCACGGCCTGCAAAAAAGACCCCGAGATTGTCACGCCGGATTATGCTGCCACCGACGAGAGCATCATCAAGCAATACATCGCCGACAACAAAATCACCAACGCCCAGCGGCAGGCGTCGGGCCTGTACTTCGTGCCCCTAACCACCGAGCCCACGGCCGTACAAGCGGTAAAAGGGAAAACCGTATCGGTACTGTACACCGGCCAGTTCATGAACGGCACCGTTTTCGATGCCTCCTCCAGGAACGGCAATACGCCCATCACTTTCAAGCTGGGTAACAGTGAGGTGATAGCAGGCTGGGACGAGGGCATTGCCCTCATGCGAATGGGAGAAAAAGCACAGCTGCTGATTCCTTCGGCCCTGGCCTACGGCCCAAGCGGCAAGGGGTCCATTCCGCCCAACGCAGTGCTGCGCTTCCAGGTGGAGCTGGTGGATGTGAAGTAA
- a CDS encoding serine hydrolase domain-containing protein, whose protein sequence is MFRKKLLLLVLPALAACTRPATPFKRVLGPSVYFPAPGDNWLRRRPTTEGFDSARLAEAVAFAQTQETTQMTPNFSTQEEIFGKLLGPMPTSRAATNGLILHHGYIVAEWGDTQRPDPTYSAAKSFLSTILGISIDRGLIKNIHDPVANYIKDGGYDSEHNRQITWEHHARQTSEWEGELWGKNADFVGHEAFGKGERKPRALQAPGTYYEYNDVRINRLALSLLRVWKKPLPEVLKKEVMDPIGATNTWKWVPYPNAVATVNGKQMPSVSGGTRWGGGLIINARDEARFGYLMLRQGRWGRRQIVSPGWVKQATTRGPVGPDYGYLWWLNTEQKAWPDAPATSFAALGAGQNTIWVDPEHDLVIVWRWHNGSPNELIKRVLVALKPQP, encoded by the coding sequence ATGTTCCGTAAGAAACTACTGCTGCTCGTGCTGCCAGCACTGGCGGCCTGCACCCGCCCGGCCACGCCGTTCAAACGCGTTTTAGGGCCCTCCGTTTATTTCCCGGCACCCGGCGACAACTGGCTTCGCCGCCGGCCCACCACCGAAGGCTTCGATTCGGCGCGCCTGGCCGAGGCCGTGGCCTTTGCCCAAACCCAGGAAACCACCCAGATGACGCCCAACTTCTCCACCCAGGAGGAGATTTTTGGCAAGCTGCTCGGCCCCATGCCCACCAGCCGCGCCGCCACCAACGGCCTTATTCTGCACCACGGCTACATCGTGGCCGAGTGGGGCGACACCCAGCGCCCCGACCCCACCTATAGCGCCGCCAAGAGCTTTCTGTCCACCATCCTGGGCATTTCCATTGACCGCGGGCTCATCAAGAACATTCACGACCCGGTGGCCAACTACATCAAGGACGGGGGCTACGACTCCGAGCACAACCGCCAGATAACCTGGGAGCACCACGCCCGCCAAACCAGCGAATGGGAAGGCGAGTTGTGGGGCAAAAACGCCGACTTCGTGGGTCACGAAGCCTTTGGCAAAGGCGAGCGCAAGCCCCGCGCCCTGCAGGCCCCCGGCACCTACTACGAGTACAACGACGTGCGCATCAACCGCCTGGCGTTGTCGCTGCTGCGTGTCTGGAAAAAGCCGCTGCCGGAGGTGCTCAAAAAGGAAGTGATGGACCCCATCGGGGCTACTAATACCTGGAAGTGGGTGCCCTACCCCAACGCCGTGGCCACCGTCAACGGCAAGCAGATGCCTTCCGTGAGCGGCGGCACGCGCTGGGGCGGCGGCCTCATCATCAACGCCCGCGACGAAGCCCGCTTTGGCTACCTCATGCTGCGGCAGGGCCGCTGGGGCCGGCGCCAGATAGTGTCGCCCGGCTGGGTGAAGCAGGCCACCACCCGCGGCCCCGTCGGCCCCGACTACGGCTACCTCTGGTGGCTCAACACCGAGCAGAAAGCCTGGCCCGATGCCCCGGCCACCAGCTTTGCGGCCTTGGGTGCAGGCCAAAACACTATCTGGGTCGACCCCGAACACGACCTGGTCATCGTGTGGCGCTGGCACAATGGCAGCCCCAATGAGCTCATCAAACGCGTGCTGGTGGCATTGAAACCGCAGCCCTGA
- a CDS encoding efflux RND transporter permease subunit codes for MSLRRYAHLTLLLLGLLTLLSVYSVAQLRFNYNFNDFYPAGDPDLDYYQGYTQRFGNDNDYLLLGVEAPAGKTVFDPAFLAQVDSLTQLARRQRHVLQVTSPTTLANTVVEGLGAFSLPYLHPREPARRADDSTLIYRTPGLVGNVFSPDARAVALVLQITPDLTKPPGDSLFAALRGGITRLGLPDERVHFAGKLVAQSVFVDRLKWELVVFMSLSVLLVTGLLWLTFRTWWGVVLPLIVVLGAILWGLGVMSAFGVSIDLMTALLPLMLFVVGMSDTIHIISRYVSELGYGASKKDALRVTIKESGFGSGLSALTTSLGFFTLMTSTIRPIHNFGLFTGVAVILAFVLSFTLLPAMLVLLGKPQLREPRRQGHSWDGVLGRMFRTVLLRRRLIFTVSGLVLATAIGLSTRVRINSSLLDDLSKNDPVRQDFAFFERQFAGVRPFEMELKPAPGRDIYDLAVLQETERIEAYLQNTYGLRFAASPVTLVKSVRKALNGGGLAEYRLPTDTLELQRLRSKLRLFRKKAEFSALALPDGSAGRLTGRMADVGSIRADALNDALRRHLRATVDSTVLRTRLTGSSNLIDKNNENLTLNMIQGMAIDVLMVTLIVLALFKSLRMTIVVLIPNLLPIIVVAGVMGLAGVNMKVSTSIIFTIAFGIAVDDTIHFISKLRLTLGKEPDIFKAVRRTYLLAGKAVITTSLILVGGFSTLLFSKFDGTFYVGLLIGLTLLFGVVAELTLLPLLILYFYKRPALKAAPVVPDALSELDGKAGR; via the coding sequence ATGTCCCTTCGCCGTTACGCTCACCTTACCCTGCTGCTCCTGGGCCTGCTCACGCTCCTGAGCGTGTATTCTGTAGCCCAGTTGCGGTTCAACTACAATTTCAACGACTTCTACCCCGCCGGCGACCCCGACCTGGACTACTACCAGGGCTACACCCAGCGCTTCGGCAACGACAACGACTACCTGCTGCTGGGCGTGGAAGCACCCGCCGGCAAAACCGTGTTTGACCCCGCGTTTCTCGCCCAGGTCGACTCGCTCACGCAGCTGGCGCGGCGGCAGCGCCACGTCCTGCAGGTCACCTCGCCCACCACGCTGGCCAATACCGTGGTCGAAGGGCTGGGCGCCTTCAGCCTGCCCTACCTGCACCCGCGCGAGCCCGCCCGGCGCGCCGACGACTCCACCCTGATTTACCGCACCCCCGGGCTCGTGGGCAATGTGTTCAGTCCCGATGCCCGGGCCGTGGCGCTGGTGCTCCAAATCACCCCGGACCTGACCAAGCCGCCCGGCGACTCGCTGTTTGCGGCCCTTCGCGGGGGCATCACCCGCCTGGGCCTGCCCGATGAGCGGGTGCATTTTGCGGGCAAGCTGGTGGCTCAATCCGTGTTTGTCGACCGCCTAAAGTGGGAGTTGGTGGTGTTTATGTCGCTGTCGGTGCTGCTCGTCACTGGGCTGCTCTGGCTCACATTCCGCACGTGGTGGGGCGTGGTGCTGCCGCTGATAGTGGTGCTGGGGGCCATTTTGTGGGGCCTGGGCGTCATGTCGGCTTTTGGCGTGAGCATCGATTTGATGACGGCCCTGCTGCCGCTCATGCTCTTTGTAGTGGGTATGTCGGACACCATCCACATTATCAGCCGCTACGTGAGCGAGTTGGGCTACGGCGCCAGCAAAAAAGACGCTCTGCGGGTCACCATCAAGGAATCGGGGTTTGGGTCGGGCTTGTCGGCGCTCACCACCAGCCTGGGCTTCTTCACACTGATGACCAGCACCATCCGGCCCATCCACAACTTCGGCTTGTTTACCGGCGTCGCCGTTATCCTGGCCTTCGTGCTCAGCTTCACGCTGCTGCCGGCCATGCTCGTGCTGCTGGGCAAGCCGCAGCTGCGGGAGCCGCGCCGCCAGGGCCACAGCTGGGACGGCGTGTTGGGCCGCATGTTCCGCACGGTGCTGTTGCGCCGGCGCCTAATTTTCACAGTGAGCGGGCTGGTGCTGGCTACGGCCATTGGGCTCTCTACGCGGGTGCGCATCAACTCCTCGCTGCTCGACGACCTTTCCAAAAACGACCCCGTGCGGCAGGACTTCGCCTTTTTTGAACGGCAGTTTGCCGGCGTACGGCCCTTCGAAATGGAGCTGAAACCCGCGCCTGGCCGCGACATCTACGACTTGGCCGTGCTGCAGGAAACCGAGCGCATCGAAGCCTACCTCCAGAACACCTACGGCCTGCGCTTTGCCGCCTCGCCGGTCACGCTGGTAAAGTCAGTGCGCAAGGCCCTGAACGGTGGCGGGCTGGCCGAATACCGCCTGCCCACCGACACGCTGGAGCTTCAGCGCCTGCGCAGCAAGCTCCGTCTGTTCCGCAAAAAGGCCGAATTCAGCGCTCTGGCCCTGCCCGATGGCTCGGCCGGCCGCCTCACCGGCCGCATGGCCGACGTGGGCAGCATCCGCGCCGATGCCCTGAACGACGCGCTGCGCCGCCACCTGCGCGCCACCGTCGACAGCACCGTGCTGCGCACGCGCCTCACCGGCTCCTCCAACCTCATCGACAAAAACAACGAAAACCTCACCCTGAACATGATTCAGGGCATGGCCATCGATGTGCTCATGGTCACGCTCATTGTGCTGGCATTGTTCAAGTCGCTGCGCATGACCATCGTGGTGCTCATTCCCAACCTGCTGCCCATCATCGTTGTGGCCGGCGTGATGGGGCTGGCCGGGGTAAACATGAAGGTGAGCACGAGCATCATTTTCACCATCGCCTTCGGAATTGCCGTCGACGACACCATTCACTTCATCTCCAAGTTGCGACTGACATTGGGCAAGGAGCCCGACATCTTCAAAGCGGTGCGGCGCACGTATTTGCTGGCGGGCAAAGCGGTTATCACTACTTCGCTCATTCTGGTGGGCGGCTTTTCTACGCTGCTGTTCTCAAAATTTGACGGGACGTTTTACGTGGGGCTATTGATTGGCCTCACGCTGCTGTTTGGCGTGGTCGCCGAGCTGACCTTGCTCCCCTTGCTGATACTGTACTTCTACAAGCGGCCGGCACTAAAAGCTGCTCCGGTCGTGCCCGACGCGCTTTCAGAATTGGACGGCAAGGCCGGACGCTAG
- a CDS encoding type I restriction endonuclease: MELIDQLSNLASRAQKQLVHIQTEEATKTALVMPFINALGYNVFDPTEVVPEFICDIGTKKGEKIDYAIMRDGKPIILIECKHVGGDLNINHASQLFRYFHVTEARIAILTNGLVYRLFTDLEQANKMDERPFLEFDLSNFSENDVSEIKKLSKAAFNIEDMLFAAYNLKYMRAFKKYFDEQFTQPSTEFINFVSKQVYEGVLTPKLKEQFSLLVHRSFHQFLNDKITMRLRSAMIDTSGQGPLVNEVPAAPMPEPAAQAEPEAKDIQTTVEETEGFMIVRAILRKTVPVNRVVMRDVQSYCGILLDDNNRKPICRLHFNGSKKYVTLFDVEGGERVDIGTLDDLYGMASRIRSAVQKHETKQVATAAE; encoded by the coding sequence ATGGAGCTAATTGACCAACTGTCCAATCTGGCGTCGCGAGCGCAGAAACAACTTGTCCATATTCAAACTGAGGAAGCTACTAAAACGGCTTTGGTGATGCCGTTCATCAATGCTTTAGGCTACAATGTGTTTGACCCAACCGAAGTAGTCCCCGAGTTTATCTGCGACATTGGTACGAAGAAGGGCGAGAAGATTGATTATGCCATCATGCGAGACGGCAAACCGATTATTCTTATTGAATGCAAGCATGTTGGCGGTGATTTGAATATCAATCACGCCAGCCAATTGTTTAGGTATTTCCATGTCACGGAAGCACGGATTGCTATTCTCACCAATGGACTTGTCTACCGCTTGTTTACCGACCTGGAGCAAGCCAATAAGATGGATGAACGGCCATTCCTGGAGTTCGACCTTTCCAATTTTAGTGAAAACGACGTCTCTGAAATTAAAAAGCTCAGCAAAGCCGCTTTCAACATCGAGGACATGCTGTTCGCAGCATATAACCTCAAGTACATGCGGGCTTTCAAGAAATACTTCGACGAACAGTTTACCCAGCCGTCGACTGAATTTATTAACTTCGTATCGAAGCAAGTATATGAAGGCGTGCTCACGCCTAAACTAAAGGAACAGTTCAGCCTGCTGGTGCACCGCTCATTTCACCAGTTCCTGAACGATAAAATAACCATGCGCTTGCGCTCGGCTATGATTGACACCAGCGGTCAAGGTCCTTTAGTAAATGAAGTTCCGGCGGCTCCCATGCCCGAGCCCGCAGCTCAAGCTGAACCAGAAGCTAAAGACATTCAAACCACCGTGGAGGAGACCGAGGGCTTCATGATAGTGCGGGCCATTTTGCGTAAAACGGTGCCGGTCAATCGGGTTGTCATGCGAGATGTGCAATCCTACTGCGGCATCCTGTTGGATGATAACAACCGCAAGCCAATCTGCCGGCTCCATTTTAATGGCAGCAAGAAGTACGTTACATTGTTTGATGTAGAAGGCGGCGAACGAGTGGATATTGGAACACTTGACGACTTGTATGGCATGGCATCGCGGATTCGTTCGGCGGTGCAAAAGCACGAAACCAAGCAAGTCGCCACAGCTGCTGAGTAA
- a CDS encoding thymidylate synthase, giving the protein MRQYQALLRQILETGTVKTDRTGTGTVSIFGPQMRFNLADGFPLVTTKKVHLKSIIHELLWFLKGETNIAYLKEHGVKIWDEWADANGELGPVYGHQWRSWPDGHGGHIDQISQVIQQLKTQPDSRRIIVSAWNVAELPEMKLQPCHALFQFYVADDKLSCQLYQRSADVFLGVPFNIASYALLTLMVAQVTGLQPGEFIWTGGDTHLYSNHLEQARLQLEREPRPLPQMLINPEVKDIFSFQYEDFKLENYDPWPAIKAPVAV; this is encoded by the coding sequence ATGCGCCAGTACCAAGCCCTTCTCCGCCAAATCCTTGAAACCGGCACCGTCAAAACCGACCGCACGGGCACGGGTACGGTTTCCATCTTTGGGCCGCAAATGCGGTTCAATTTGGCGGATGGCTTCCCGCTGGTCACCACCAAAAAGGTGCACTTGAAGAGCATTATCCATGAATTGCTGTGGTTTCTGAAGGGCGAAACCAACATTGCCTACCTCAAAGAGCACGGCGTAAAAATCTGGGACGAGTGGGCCGATGCCAACGGCGAGCTGGGCCCCGTGTACGGCCACCAGTGGCGCTCCTGGCCCGACGGCCACGGCGGCCACATCGACCAAATCAGCCAGGTAATCCAGCAGCTCAAGACCCAGCCCGACTCGCGCCGCATCATCGTCTCAGCCTGGAACGTGGCCGAACTGCCCGAGATGAAGCTGCAGCCCTGCCACGCGCTATTCCAGTTCTACGTGGCCGATGACAAGCTGTCCTGCCAGCTTTACCAGCGCTCGGCCGACGTATTCCTGGGCGTGCCCTTCAACATTGCTAGCTACGCGCTGCTCACCCTTATGGTAGCCCAGGTAACCGGCCTGCAGCCCGGCGAGTTTATCTGGACCGGCGGCGACACCCACCTCTACAGCAACCACCTGGAGCAAGCCCGCCTGCAACTGGAACGCGAGCCCCGCCCGCTGCCCCAGATGCTGATAAACCCCGAAGTCAAAGATATTTTTAGCTTTCAGTACGAGGACTTCAAGCTGGAGAATTACGACCCGTGGCCGGCTATTAAAGCACCGGTAGCCGTCTAG
- a CDS encoding aminotransferase class IV: MSKVLYNGALQDSEAFGLKLPNRGLAFGDGFFETLIFTENRLRLAADHCQRMQQAAAALYLKLPEPLATPEALESTLAELAAANNLPAARLRLQLWRASGGRYTPLTESAEWLATAESFVADDSPISKVDFALKTHSIYSPLSFCKGPQAWLYVRTAHERQQRGLDEIILCDAAGYVAEAGAAAIFWMKEEVLFTPSLASGCVAGVRRAQVLRAAQAQGIACREGLYSAQDLLAADAAFTANVAAVREVQQIGNVVYKRLSNCLSDLRAC; the protein is encoded by the coding sequence ATGAGTAAGGTTTTATACAACGGCGCATTGCAGGATTCCGAAGCCTTCGGCCTCAAGCTGCCCAACCGCGGACTGGCTTTTGGTGATGGTTTTTTCGAAACGCTGATTTTCACCGAAAACCGCCTGCGCCTCGCTGCCGACCATTGCCAACGCATGCAGCAGGCCGCCGCCGCTCTCTATCTCAAGCTACCCGAGCCCCTGGCGACACCCGAAGCGCTGGAAAGCACCTTGGCCGAATTAGCAGCGGCAAATAACTTGCCCGCCGCCCGCCTGCGCCTACAGCTCTGGCGCGCAAGCGGCGGCCGCTATACTCCCCTTACCGAATCCGCCGAATGGCTAGCCACGGCCGAATCTTTTGTAGCCGATGATTCTCCAATATCGAAGGTTGACTTTGCCCTGAAAACCCATTCCATTTATTCGCCGCTGAGCTTTTGCAAAGGGCCGCAGGCCTGGCTTTATGTGCGCACAGCTCATGAGCGGCAACAGCGCGGGCTGGATGAAATTATCCTGTGCGATGCTGCCGGATACGTGGCGGAGGCAGGAGCTGCTGCGATTTTCTGGATGAAGGAGGAGGTTCTGTTTACGCCTTCTTTAGCAAGCGGCTGCGTGGCTGGCGTGCGCCGAGCGCAGGTACTTCGAGCAGCCCAGGCGCAGGGCATAGCGTGCCGGGAAGGGCTGTATTCAGCTCAAGATTTATTGGCTGCCGACGCGGCTTTTACTGCGAATGTGGCGGCCGTGCGAGAAGTGCAGCAAATTGGCAATGTGGTTTACAAGCGCCTCTCAAACTGCTTAAGCGACTTAAGAGCCTGCTAG